From the Candidatus Hydrogenedentota bacterium genome, one window contains:
- a CDS encoding prepilin-type N-terminal cleavage/methylation domain-containing protein, with protein sequence MSNKRGFTLIELLVVIAIITILAATVAPRVSNWISRGRMARATSEIRNADLALVKMLADADRKDFGTFFKRADTTAPVSFGLAMLAMANTLPAGRTIYDVYTDMFYELLRRGKDATLTDLVPAGYVFDGDVARKLGTSYMDIGRDPWGSN encoded by the coding sequence ATGTCGAACAAAAGAGGTTTCACCCTGATTGAACTACTGGTGGTGATCGCCATCATCACCATCCTCGCGGCCACCGTCGCGCCGCGGGTGTCCAACTGGATCTCGCGGGGCCGCATGGCGCGTGCTACCTCCGAAATCCGAAACGCCGACCTCGCGCTCGTCAAAATGCTTGCCGACGCCGACCGGAAGGATTTTGGCACTTTCTTCAAACGAGCGGACACAACTGCCCCCGTGTCTTTCGGACTCGCCATGCTGGCCATGGCGAACACGTTGCCGGCGGGGCGCACGATCTACGATGTCTACACGGACATGTTCTATGAACTCCTGCGCCGTGGAAAAGACGCCACATTGACCGATCTCGTTCCCGCGGGCTATGTATTCGACGGCGATGTGGCGCGAAAATTGGGCACCAGTTACATGGATATTGGACGGGATCCATGGGGATCCAACTA
- the gspF gene encoding type II secretion system inner membrane protein GspF — MAKYAYKALNKDGKEIFGVMEAETQALAINDVRTLGLYPTMVRPATKSDEKRARKEKGGISEFYIGGLKSKQIMLMTRQLATLIDAGLPLLRSLNVLIHQQKPCKLKDVLREIASDIQSGSTFAEALAKHPKGFDRLYVNMVRAGEVGGMLETVLNRLAVFMERRQALKRKVRGALIYPIAVIVIATGIVSFLLVKVVPVFADVFSDFGGTLPAPTRFLMSAGDFMVYRWWLLLVIITSIVDVIKISSKSAKVNSIRDRVVLKVPLVGDLITKVSVARFARTLGTLITSGVPILQALKITKETIGNEVIQNAVQKVHDSIKEGDTIAAPLDESKVFPAMVVNMIDVGEETGNLDAMLMKVADIYDAEVEAAVEAMLALLEPAIIIVLGGIIGFIVVSLYLPIFSLGDVVSNSG; from the coding sequence ATGGCCAAGTATGCCTATAAGGCGCTGAACAAGGACGGCAAAGAAATCTTCGGCGTGATGGAAGCCGAAACACAGGCGCTCGCCATCAACGACGTGCGCACGCTCGGCCTTTACCCGACCATGGTCCGGCCCGCGACGAAGAGCGACGAAAAGCGCGCGCGCAAGGAAAAGGGCGGGATCAGCGAGTTCTACATCGGCGGGCTCAAGAGCAAGCAGATCATGCTCATGACGCGCCAACTGGCCACGCTGATTGATGCCGGCCTTCCGCTGCTGCGCAGTCTCAACGTGCTGATCCATCAGCAGAAACCCTGCAAGCTCAAGGACGTGCTCCGCGAAATCGCCAGCGACATCCAAAGCGGTTCGACCTTCGCCGAAGCCCTCGCCAAACACCCGAAGGGTTTCGACCGGCTCTATGTGAACATGGTGCGCGCGGGCGAGGTCGGCGGTATGCTCGAAACCGTCTTGAACCGCCTCGCGGTCTTCATGGAACGCCGCCAGGCGCTGAAACGCAAGGTGCGCGGCGCGCTCATTTACCCGATCGCCGTCATCGTGATTGCCACGGGCATCGTGAGTTTCCTGCTGGTCAAGGTCGTGCCCGTGTTCGCGGATGTGTTTTCGGACTTCGGCGGCACGTTGCCGGCGCCGACGCGGTTTCTCATGTCCGCCGGCGACTTCATGGTGTACCGGTGGTGGCTACTGCTGGTGATTATCACGTCGATCGTTGACGTGATCAAAATTTCGAGCAAAAGCGCGAAGGTCAACAGCATTCGCGACCGGGTGGTGCTCAAGGTTCCCTTGGTGGGCGACCTTATCACGAAGGTGTCCGTGGCGCGTTTCGCCCGCACCCTAGGCACGCTCATCACCTCCGGCGTGCCCATCCTTCAGGCCCTCAAGATCACCAAGGAAACCATCGGCAACGAGGTCATCCAGAATGCCGTCCAGAAGGTCCACGACAGCATCAAGGAAGGCGACACTATCGCGGCGCCCCTCGACGAATCCAAGGTCTTCCCCGCGATGGTGGTGAACATGATTGACGTCGGCGAGGAAACCGGCAACCTCGACGCGATGCTCATGAAAGTGGCCGATATCTACGACGCCGAAGTCGAGGCGGCGGTCGAGGCGATGCTGGCCCTGCTCGAACCGGCCATCATCATCGTTCTCGGCGGCATCATCGGCTTCATCGTGGTGTCGCTTTACCTGCCGATCTTCTCGCTCGGCGACGTGGTCAGCAACAGCGGCTGA
- a CDS encoding ATPase, T2SS/T4P/T4SS family, whose amino-acid sequence MAVREKRLGDILIEQGVISPLELDEATQRQRLTGEMMGRVLVSMGLCEEQDIVEALGIQMGMERVDLPKLKIRDEVLRRIPPDVARFYNIVPIREVNGTLVVAMADPLNLRVLDDLRQLLGCDVKGAISNHADVAASIKANYTYESQSIHETLKEIVAKVGDSELTEEELGQQKIIGDTENLVELAQEPEVIKIVNLVLLEAVQKHASDIHFEIYEDYFRIRLRIDGALEEIVSPPKNMSLALVSRVKVMCNMDIGERRLPQDARIELKVGDSEIDIRVATLPTLFGECLVMRILDRTAVKIDLKVLGFSPEVKKSVERVIAKPNGIFLVTGPTGSGKTTTLYACLNEINSPEVKIITTEDPVELQIERLVQVQIKEEIGLTFASCLRAILRQDPDIIMVGEIRDLETAEIAVEASLTGHLVLSTLHTNSAPETITRLLDMDVEPFLITASLEAVLAQRLLRTLCRHCREKYAPDQEEMDRLGLPEAWRKNPKLRFYRPKGCPGCDFKGYMGRTGLFEMLVVDERICEMILDRAMSYEIRKYARKYQGMRTLREEGIIKCVQGITSVEEVIAHTDAYDDE is encoded by the coding sequence ATGGCGGTTCGCGAAAAAAGACTGGGCGACATCCTGATCGAGCAGGGCGTGATATCTCCGCTCGAACTGGACGAAGCCACCCAGCGCCAACGCCTCACCGGCGAGATGATGGGCCGTGTGCTGGTTTCGATGGGCCTGTGCGAGGAACAGGACATTGTCGAGGCGCTGGGCATTCAGATGGGCATGGAGCGTGTGGACCTGCCCAAGTTGAAAATCCGCGACGAAGTCCTGCGCCGCATTCCGCCGGACGTGGCCCGGTTCTACAACATCGTGCCGATACGGGAAGTCAACGGCACGTTGGTCGTCGCCATGGCCGATCCGCTCAACCTTCGGGTGTTGGACGATCTCCGCCAACTGCTCGGCTGTGACGTCAAGGGCGCCATCAGCAACCACGCGGACGTCGCCGCCAGCATCAAGGCCAACTACACGTATGAATCGCAATCCATCCATGAAACGCTGAAGGAAATCGTCGCGAAGGTCGGCGATTCCGAACTGACCGAAGAGGAACTGGGCCAGCAGAAGATTATCGGCGACACGGAAAACCTCGTCGAACTGGCGCAGGAACCGGAAGTTATCAAGATCGTCAACCTCGTGCTGCTCGAAGCCGTCCAGAAGCATGCGTCTGACATCCATTTCGAAATCTACGAGGATTATTTCCGGATTCGCCTTCGGATTGACGGGGCGCTCGAGGAAATTGTCAGTCCGCCGAAAAACATGTCCCTTGCGCTGGTGTCGCGCGTGAAGGTCATGTGCAACATGGACATCGGCGAACGCCGCCTGCCACAGGACGCGCGCATCGAACTCAAGGTCGGCGACAGCGAGATTGACATTCGCGTGGCCACCCTGCCGACCCTGTTCGGCGAATGCCTCGTGATGCGTATCCTCGATCGCACCGCGGTCAAGATAGACCTCAAGGTGCTCGGCTTTTCGCCGGAGGTCAAAAAGAGCGTCGAACGCGTCATCGCGAAACCGAACGGCATTTTCCTCGTCACCGGTCCGACGGGTTCCGGCAAGACCACCACGCTTTACGCGTGCCTCAACGAGATCAATTCGCCCGAGGTCAAGATCATCACCACCGAGGATCCGGTCGAACTTCAGATCGAACGGCTGGTCCAGGTGCAAATCAAGGAGGAAATCGGGCTGACGTTCGCGTCCTGCCTGCGCGCCATCCTGCGCCAGGACCCGGACATCATCATGGTCGGCGAAATCCGCGACCTTGAAACCGCCGAGATCGCGGTCGAGGCATCGCTCACCGGCCATTTGGTGCTGAGCACGCTCCACACCAACAGCGCGCCGGAAACCATCACGCGCCTGCTCGACATGGACGTCGAGCCGTTCCTGATAACGGCGTCGCTCGAAGCCGTGCTCGCGCAGCGGCTCCTGCGTACCCTTTGCCGTCACTGCCGCGAAAAGTACGCGCCGGATCAGGAGGAAATGGATCGACTCGGCTTGCCGGAAGCATGGCGGAAAAACCCCAAATTGCGTTTTTACCGGCCCAAAGGCTGCCCCGGCTGCGATTTCAAGGGCTACATGGGCCGGACGGGCCTTTTTGAAATGCTCGTCGTGGACGAGCGCATTTGCGAAATGATCCTGGACCGCGCCATGTCCTACGAAATCCGCAAATATGCGCGGAAATACCAAGGCATGCGCACCCTGCGCGAGGAAGGAATCATCAAGTGCGTGCAGGGCATCACCAGTGTCGAGGAAGTCATCGCCCATACGGACGCCTATGACGATGAATGA
- a CDS encoding type IV pilus twitching motility protein PilT, whose protein sequence is MAYDMVNLLRMLIDREGSDLHLTVDNPPVGRVHGHLQYFGEHALTAEDTERLMKSIASVDNQQELQEVGGSDFGFAFEDVARFRVSIFKQKGYVGLVLRLIPRQILTFEEIGLPPTLKEVITQPRGLILVTGPTGSGKTTSLATMIDWINTNYDHHIVTIEDPIEYYHTHKKSIIMQREVGVDVPTFAEALRRVLRQDPDVILVGEMRDLETIEAAVTAAETGHLVFGTLHTTGAVRTIDRLVDAFPTNQQEQIRTQLAGNLKSVISQTLIPKKSGFGRVAAFEIMISTPAIQNLIRENKSYRITSAIQTGHKFGMCLLDEHLLSLYRRGIIKYEDALAKAQLAEEFEMQARGAVGGEEPTKPKPGAGGR, encoded by the coding sequence ATGGCGTATGACATGGTGAACCTGCTGCGAATGCTCATTGACCGCGAAGGGTCCGACTTGCACCTGACGGTGGACAACCCGCCGGTGGGCCGGGTCCACGGCCATTTGCAGTATTTCGGCGAGCATGCCCTGACGGCGGAAGACACCGAGCGGCTCATGAAAAGCATCGCGTCGGTGGACAATCAGCAGGAACTCCAGGAAGTGGGGGGATCGGACTTCGGCTTCGCGTTCGAGGACGTGGCCCGTTTTCGTGTTTCGATTTTCAAGCAGAAGGGCTACGTGGGCCTTGTGCTGCGCCTGATACCCCGCCAGATCCTGACCTTCGAGGAGATCGGCCTGCCGCCGACGCTCAAGGAAGTGATTACCCAGCCGCGCGGGCTGATTCTGGTGACGGGGCCGACGGGGTCCGGAAAGACCACGAGCCTCGCCACGATGATTGACTGGATCAACACGAATTATGACCATCATATCGTGACGATCGAAGACCCGATCGAGTATTACCACACCCACAAGAAGAGCATCATCATGCAGCGCGAGGTCGGCGTGGATGTTCCGACGTTCGCCGAAGCCTTGCGCCGCGTGCTGCGCCAGGACCCCGACGTGATTCTCGTTGGAGAAATGCGCGACCTTGAAACCATCGAGGCGGCGGTAACGGCCGCCGAAACCGGCCACTTGGTCTTCGGAACGCTGCACACGACCGGCGCGGTGCGCACGATCGACCGTCTGGTGGATGCCTTCCCGACCAACCAGCAGGAGCAGATCCGCACGCAGTTGGCCGGCAATCTGAAATCCGTGATATCGCAGACGCTCATTCCGAAAAAGAGCGGCTTCGGGCGCGTGGCGGCCTTCGAGATCATGATTTCCACGCCGGCCATTCAAAACCTGATCCGCGAAAACAAGTCGTACCGAATCACGTCGGCCATCCAGACCGGCCATAAATTCGGCATGTGTTTGCTTGACGAGCATTTGTTGTCGCTGTACCGGCGCGGCATTATCAAATACGAAGATGCGTTGGCCAAGGCGCAGTTGGCCGAGGAATTCGAGATGCAGGCCCGCGGCGCGGTGGGCGGCGAGGAGCCCACGAAGCCCAAACCCGGCGCCGGCGGCCGGTAG
- a CDS encoding ATPase, T2SS/T4P/T4SS family has protein sequence MAGQGYSLFGQRLVERGIITQEQLNEAIHRQQTTMSNRKLGEILVRLGYIAKSHITEGLADQLNIPVVQISNLDIPERIRGMIDSNIATIYRVIPLREEGQTLVIATADPTNINRLDDLQRLLDRPVRPELATPEEISHALSKYYVLQEATVETMLSSVSSSSSLSTLSTMSNMGGSSAVGSLSSAAGSLSMDDISLDSMSIGQMDVEAGASSGIPGLDEDDDDSPVVRYVFNVIMDAFRLRASDIHFEPGKRDVKLRYRIDGVMQEMPLPPKRAQAAIISRLKILANMDISEKRVPQDGRIKINLAGKMVDLRVSALPSCYGESIVMRILDKSGLMLGLGQLGFVPEDQRTWERLLSHSTGVVLVTGPTGSGKTTTLYASLHTLNKPDVKLITVEDPVEYQLSGINQVQIQHEIGWNFARALRAIFRQDPDIVMVGEIRDLETAEIAIKAALTGHLVFSTLHTNDAASAFIRMIDIGLKPFLVASGIRAILGQRLVRTICSNCKEPYKPTQEEVDRLGIPGVDPNKVELFKGAGCDSCNHTGYAGRLGCYELLENTDELRKMILAHCSAIELRRAARLAGMATMREDAWRKALQGITTIEEVNKRTKIDEPLHRIQPVVADTGM, from the coding sequence ATGGCTGGACAAGGGTATTCACTGTTCGGTCAACGTCTTGTTGAGCGCGGGATTATTACCCAAGAACAACTCAACGAGGCGATTCACCGCCAGCAGACGACGATGAGCAACCGGAAACTGGGAGAAATCCTGGTGCGGTTGGGGTACATCGCCAAGAGTCACATCACCGAGGGGCTAGCGGATCAACTTAACATTCCAGTCGTGCAGATATCGAATCTGGACATTCCCGAGCGCATCCGTGGAATGATTGATTCGAATATTGCGACGATCTACCGCGTGATTCCCTTGCGCGAGGAAGGGCAAACGCTGGTGATAGCCACCGCGGATCCGACGAACATCAACCGGCTCGACGATTTGCAGCGCCTGCTGGACCGGCCGGTGCGCCCGGAACTTGCCACGCCCGAAGAAATCAGTCATGCGTTGTCCAAATATTACGTACTGCAGGAAGCGACGGTGGAGACCATGCTGTCGTCCGTGAGCAGTTCAAGTTCGCTGAGCACGCTGAGCACCATGTCGAACATGGGGGGGAGTTCGGCGGTCGGTTCGCTGAGCAGCGCGGCGGGCAGCCTGAGCATGGACGACATCAGCCTGGACAGCATGAGCATCGGCCAGATGGACGTCGAGGCGGGCGCGTCTTCGGGCATCCCGGGATTGGACGAAGACGACGACGACAGTCCGGTCGTCCGTTACGTGTTCAATGTCATCATGGACGCGTTCCGGTTACGGGCGAGCGATATCCATTTCGAACCGGGCAAACGGGATGTGAAACTGCGTTACCGGATTGACGGCGTGATGCAGGAGATGCCGTTGCCTCCGAAACGCGCGCAGGCCGCGATCATTTCGCGCCTGAAAATCCTCGCGAACATGGACATCTCCGAAAAGCGCGTGCCGCAGGATGGACGCATCAAGATCAATCTGGCCGGCAAAATGGTGGACCTGCGCGTCAGCGCGTTGCCATCGTGTTACGGCGAAAGCATCGTCATGCGTATCCTCGACAAAAGCGGCCTGATGCTGGGGCTTGGCCAACTCGGATTCGTGCCCGAGGATCAGCGCACGTGGGAACGCCTGCTGAGCCATTCGACGGGCGTCGTGCTGGTGACGGGGCCGACGGGGTCCGGCAAAACGACGACGCTGTACGCCTCGCTGCACACGCTCAACAAGCCCGACGTCAAGTTGATCACCGTCGAGGACCCGGTCGAATACCAGTTGTCCGGCATCAACCAAGTACAGATTCAGCACGAAATCGGCTGGAATTTCGCGCGGGCCTTGCGCGCGATCTTCCGCCAGGACCCCGACATCGTAATGGTGGGCGAAATCCGCGACCTTGAAACGGCCGAAATTGCCATCAAGGCGGCGCTGACCGGCCACTTGGTCTTTTCAACACTTCACACCAACGACGCGGCCAGCGCGTTCATCCGAATGATAGATATCGGCCTGAAGCCTTTCCTCGTGGCCTCGGGCATCCGGGCCATTTTGGGCCAGCGGCTGGTTCGGACAATTTGTTCGAATTGCAAGGAGCCGTACAAACCGACCCAGGAAGAGGTGGATCGTCTGGGGATTCCGGGCGTGGATCCCAACAAGGTGGAATTGTTCAAGGGCGCGGGGTGCGACAGTTGCAACCACACCGGGTATGCGGGGCGGCTGGGCTGCTACGAACTGCTGGAAAATACCGACGAGTTGCGCAAAATGATTCTGGCGCATTGTTCGGCCATCGAGTTGCGCCGCGCGGCGCGTCTTGCGGGCATGGCCACCATGCGTGAGGACGCCTGGCGCAAGGCGCTTCAGGGCATTACGACGATTGAAGAAGTCAACAAACGGACCAAGATTGACGAACCGCTGCACCGGATCCAGCCGGTCGTGGCGGACACCGGCATGTGA
- the pilM gene encoding pilus assembly protein PilM produces the protein MALKAKIAAVEIAGDVVRVAVVRSGRRLPKVLALHEVRAEYTTPEERPEALQRAVAEAVRQVKGRPAAWVLCLSSFHAIVRTLTIPFRRARKVAAAVRFELEPYLAFPIEELSVDFLPVIEVDHQTDVLAVGVRRAVIEEQLALLQSAGIDPEGVDLDAIGLAGLWRAAHAPKKGLHALLHVGEDGAVLSILNNRALAYFRHLVTTPDRLPRETQNSIRAFLAGWRGGGEVASLTITGHVGEELQKAFADSFPIPVSHVNWMDSVKTFRAAQQTSGGGMHRWAGLIGVAQGAAGGGCSLNFRQNGLAYANRTKDLAPHVMALCCMVLLVLAGIAWHFYHGRFKSVEEASRLQAEIQTLESEVLALQGQGVNVPTEYFQAPILLDILQEIAAKLPNDKAAVTEIRIERPDAPNLPWIDIKGEVRDDAGFSAAVAALRQSSLFSIEEPELKLGEGRSTFRIVAKRKTS, from the coding sequence ATGGCCCTAAAAGCGAAAATAGCGGCGGTCGAAATTGCCGGCGACGTGGTGCGGGTGGCTGTGGTCCGTTCGGGGCGCCGGCTGCCCAAGGTGCTTGCGCTGCACGAGGTCCGCGCCGAATACACCACGCCCGAGGAACGGCCGGAGGCGCTTCAACGGGCGGTTGCCGAAGCGGTTCGGCAAGTGAAGGGGCGTCCGGCGGCATGGGTGTTGTGTTTGTCGAGTTTCCATGCGATTGTCCGGACGCTGACGATTCCGTTTCGCCGCGCCCGAAAAGTGGCGGCGGCGGTTCGCTTTGAATTGGAACCGTATCTGGCGTTTCCGATCGAAGAGTTGAGCGTGGACTTTTTGCCCGTGATCGAAGTGGATCACCAGACGGACGTGTTGGCCGTGGGTGTACGGCGCGCGGTCATCGAGGAACAACTGGCCCTGTTGCAATCGGCGGGTATCGATCCCGAAGGCGTGGATTTGGATGCCATCGGGCTTGCGGGGTTGTGGAGAGCCGCGCATGCGCCCAAAAAGGGACTGCACGCCCTGTTGCACGTGGGGGAAGACGGAGCGGTGCTGTCCATTTTGAACAACCGCGCCTTGGCCTATTTTCGCCATCTGGTGACGACGCCGGACCGGCTGCCGCGGGAGACGCAGAATTCGATCCGGGCGTTTCTGGCCGGATGGCGCGGCGGCGGCGAGGTGGCTTCGTTGACGATTACGGGCCATGTTGGGGAAGAACTGCAAAAGGCCTTCGCCGACTCGTTTCCGATACCCGTTTCCCACGTGAATTGGATGGATTCGGTGAAGACGTTTCGCGCGGCGCAACAGACGTCGGGCGGGGGCATGCATCGGTGGGCCGGATTGATCGGCGTGGCTCAGGGAGCGGCCGGCGGCGGATGTTCGCTCAATTTCCGGCAGAATGGGCTGGCCTATGCCAACAGGACGAAGGATCTGGCGCCGCATGTGATGGCGTTGTGTTGCATGGTGCTGCTGGTCCTCGCCGGTATCGCGTGGCATTTCTACCACGGGCGATTCAAAAGCGTGGAAGAGGCCAGTCGCCTGCAAGCCGAAATACAGACTTTGGAGAGCGAAGTACTCGCCTTGCAGGGACAGGGTGTCAATGTGCCGACGGAATATTTCCAAGCCCCGATATTACTTGATATCTTGCAGGAAATCGCCGCGAAATTGCCCAACGACAAGGCCGCCGTCACGGAAATCCGCATCGAACGGCCCGATGCCCCCAATTTGCCGTGGATTGACATCAAGGGGGAGGTCAGGGACGATGCGGGGTTTAGCGCGGCCGTGGCGGCGTTGCGGCAGTCGTCGCTCTTTTCCATCGAAGAACCGGAATTGAAACTTGGCGAGGGACGATCCACGTTCAGGATTGTGGCGAAACGAAAGACTTCCTAG
- a CDS encoding general secretion pathway protein GspK — protein MPPANHKNHLARSDGGVALLVVLMFILLLSAIVVEFSYETQVQASLTGNRRDEFEAYVAAKSAVAQGLALLESDLILPPSNTGGGSDPMRQALRQYQQRQAGQNVPQAAAGQTPPSDSIHDPWGQGLPMQPINRARMQCSIDDEMGKLNLNAMLITDANGNQQENPVMVNALRALFLAMGVEDDPTDAILDWLDTDNDTRSNGAESDEYQSLESPYSCKNGPMNSVEELLLIQGITPDLYFNCNRTETGAAPIMDPMRPDQTNPGLSDLLTVHGDPQGIVNVNTARPEVLEALITSANGGNAAPVEEIVRRRTTEPFESLQMMQQETGCPPIPLMTPDMQAALATGASVTAGSPSGKEPKQSRQSQQQAPLETGADALSVSSTMFKICGDGVCNGAMARIEAFVFRTPMEARSMQTSPQTAGRSFNARKVAGLKAFNPGSQTTSSNALEAFHILDWRVIR, from the coding sequence ATGCCGCCGGCGAACCACAAAAATCATCTTGCCCGGAGCGACGGCGGCGTGGCCCTGCTTGTTGTTCTGATGTTCATTCTGCTGCTCAGCGCCATCGTGGTGGAGTTTTCCTACGAAACGCAGGTGCAGGCTTCGCTGACGGGCAACCGGCGGGATGAATTCGAGGCGTATGTCGCGGCAAAATCCGCCGTGGCGCAGGGGCTTGCCCTGCTTGAATCGGATCTGATCCTGCCGCCGTCCAACACGGGCGGCGGTTCCGATCCGATGCGACAGGCATTGCGACAGTATCAGCAGCGCCAGGCGGGGCAAAATGTACCGCAGGCCGCTGCGGGGCAAACGCCCCCCTCCGACAGCATTCACGATCCATGGGGACAGGGTCTTCCCATGCAGCCCATCAATAGGGCGCGCATGCAATGTTCCATTGACGACGAAATGGGCAAACTGAATCTGAACGCGATGTTGATAACCGATGCGAACGGGAATCAGCAGGAAAACCCGGTGATGGTCAATGCGCTGCGGGCGCTGTTTCTTGCCATGGGTGTCGAGGATGATCCAACGGACGCCATCCTGGACTGGCTCGACACCGACAACGACACCCGAAGCAACGGCGCGGAATCCGACGAGTATCAATCGCTGGAATCGCCGTATTCCTGCAAGAACGGCCCGATGAATTCCGTTGAGGAATTGCTGCTGATCCAGGGGATTACCCCGGACCTCTATTTCAACTGCAATCGGACGGAAACGGGCGCGGCGCCGATTATGGATCCCATGCGGCCCGATCAGACGAATCCGGGGCTGTCGGATCTCCTGACAGTACACGGCGACCCGCAAGGCATTGTGAACGTGAACACGGCGCGGCCCGAGGTGCTGGAAGCCCTGATTACTTCCGCAAACGGCGGCAATGCGGCGCCCGTCGAGGAAATCGTTCGACGCCGCACGACGGAACCGTTCGAATCGCTTCAGATGATGCAGCAGGAGACAGGGTGTCCGCCGATTCCGTTGATGACTCCGGACATGCAGGCTGCCCTTGCGACCGGCGCTTCGGTTACCGCCGGTTCCCCCTCCGGCAAAGAACCAAAACAATCGCGGCAATCGCAACAACAGGCGCCGCTGGAAACGGGCGCCGATGCCCTCTCGGTGTCGAGCACCATGTTCAAGATTTGCGGCGACGGCGTCTGCAACGGCGCGATGGCGCGCATCGAGGCCTTTGTCTTCCGGACGCCGATGGAAGCGCGAAGCATGCAGACAAGCCCGCAGACGGCGGGGCGAAGTTTCAATGCCCGAAAAGTGGCCGGATTGAAGGCGTTCAATCCGGGGAGCCAGACGACGTCCTCGAATGCGCTGGAGGCTTTTCACATTCTGGATTGGCGCGTGATTCGGTAA
- a CDS encoding prepilin-type N-terminal cleavage/methylation domain-containing protein has protein sequence MRFGFLSRLSVRGSQCSGSRAGFTLLEILIAISVLVIVVGIVYECLEAVTNATETARLQETELRARDFLLRNFSSSLSSLYVDPGFQNPQCQLVGKKGTGGIDSLEFCSSAPLMGGASEPGLLKRVTYGEAEDKPAEGQGAFAAETDDRSSLLFEARERLIREPSERVVFASSGALERQLRSVMSSDDLIEPSGGVTPTWTLPVEAVSFLYFDGKDWLEEWDSMGMMRLPWCIRIQVNFARSPDEEADGGPRALTVEDEGDFQMYVPIPMASGVHTDAATWLQILQGTSAGGVWGAGPGLLPATGTGVLPSTTASQNANTANNARENR, from the coding sequence GTGCGGTTTGGTTTTTTGTCGCGCCTGTCCGTTCGCGGTTCGCAATGTTCCGGATCGCGCGCCGGCTTCACGCTGCTCGAAATCCTCATTGCCATCAGCGTGTTGGTCATTGTGGTGGGAATCGTTTACGAATGCCTCGAGGCCGTTACCAACGCCACGGAAACCGCGCGCCTGCAGGAAACCGAACTGCGCGCCCGCGATTTCCTGCTTCGCAATTTTAGTTCGAGCCTTTCCTCCTTATATGTCGATCCGGGATTTCAGAACCCCCAATGCCAGCTTGTCGGGAAAAAAGGGACCGGCGGCATTGATTCGCTTGAATTTTGCTCCTCGGCGCCATTGATGGGCGGCGCCTCGGAACCGGGATTGCTGAAGCGGGTTACCTATGGCGAGGCGGAAGACAAGCCCGCGGAAGGCCAGGGCGCGTTCGCGGCAGAGACCGACGATCGATCCTCTCTGTTGTTCGAGGCCCGCGAACGTTTGATCCGCGAACCGTCCGAAAGGGTGGTGTTTGCATCCAGCGGTGCGCTGGAGCGGCAGTTGCGTTCCGTTATGAGTTCAGACGATTTGATTGAACCGTCCGGCGGCGTCACGCCCACATGGACCCTTCCGGTCGAGGCTGTGAGTTTTTTGTATTTCGATGGCAAGGACTGGCTGGAGGAATGGGATTCGATGGGCATGATGCGATTGCCTTGGTGCATCCGAATCCAAGTGAATTTTGCGCGGTCGCCGGATGAAGAGGCGGACGGCGGCCCACGGGCCTTGACCGTTGAAGACGAGGGCGATTTTCAGATGTATGTGCCCATTCCCATGGCCAGCGGCGTGCATACCGATGCCGCCACGTGGCTCCAGATCCTGCAAGGCACATCCGCGGGCGGTGTTTGGGGTGCGGGACCGGGACTGTTGCCGGCCACGGGCACGGGCGTTTTGCCGTCCACAACGGCTTCCCAAAACGCGAATACCGCGAACAACGCCCGGGAGAACCGCTGA
- a CDS encoding prepilin-type N-terminal cleavage/methylation domain-containing protein — MRTHPQFEQGIGGCRRAAGGWAWLARVDAHVRNSSFRCPPSAVLLKADGFTLIEVMVALAILGLSALVLLDAHFNALRLHADTRDQVLTQQFIEEAMGQAELQVMAGSLSGSGNFGNRYPDYSYSFAAQPAGTQQGLPLYEVVVSVKGPSSGTDTPSSGETQMTMYIYHLGQ, encoded by the coding sequence ATGAGAACCCATCCGCAATTCGAGCAGGGTATTGGTGGTTGTCGTCGGGCGGCGGGCGGTTGGGCTTGGCTTGCTCGTGTTGATGCTCATGTTCGAAACTCTTCCTTCCGCTGTCCGCCGTCCGCCGTTCTTCTCAAGGCGGACGGTTTCACGTTGATCGAAGTGATGGTGGCTCTGGCCATTTTGGGTCTGTCGGCGTTGGTTTTATTGGATGCCCATTTCAACGCCTTGCGCCTGCACGCCGATACGCGCGATCAAGTCCTTACACAGCAATTTATCGAAGAAGCGATGGGACAGGCCGAATTGCAGGTCATGGCGGGTTCGCTCAGCGGATCGGGCAACTTTGGAAACCGGTATCCGGATTATTCCTATTCGTTTGCCGCGCAGCCCGCCGGCACCCAGCAAGGATTACCGTTGTATGAGGTGGTCGTTTCGGTAAAAGGGCCTTCCTCCGGCACGGACACCCCGTCATCGGGCGAGACCCAAATGACGATGTATATCTACCACTTGGGACAATGA